The DNA region ATGGACTCCGAGCCGTCGAGCAGGCCCTCCAGGAGCGCCAGGTCGGACTCCGTGCGGGCGGTCGCCGCGAACGCGCGCGCCCACGCCAGCTGGTGGTCCCCGCCGGGCTCGGCCGCCCGCAGGTGCTCCAGGGTCGCCTCGGTCCACCGCGTGAGCGCGGCCTCGCGGCCCGCCGGGGCGGCGTACAGGTCGAGCGCCAGCTTCACCTGCCGGTGCAGCGACTGCACGACGCCGATGTCGGACTCCTTGCCGATGCCGGACAGGACGAGGGAGAGGTAGTCGCGCGTCGGCAGCTCCGCGTCGCGCGTCATGTCCCACGCCGAGGCCCAGCACAGCGCCCGCGGCAGCGAGGCCTCGAAGTCGCCCAGGTGCTCGGTGACGAAGGCCAGGGAGTCGGCGTCGAGCCGGACCTTGGCGTACGACAGGTCGTCGTCGTTGAGCAGGATCACGTCCGGCCGGGCCCGGCCCACCAGGGCCTCCACCGCCGTCAGCTCGCCGTCCACGTCCAGCTCGACGCGGTCGGTGCGCACCAGCTTGCCGGAGCCGCCCGCCGAGTCGTCCAGGTCGTACAGGCCGATCGCGATGCGGTGCGGGCGCAGCGTCGGCTCGCCCTTGGCGCCCTCGGGCAGCGCCGGGGCCTCCTGCTTGATGGCGAAGGAGGTGATGTTCCCGGCGGAGTCGACGTCCACGACGGGGCGCAGCACGTTGATGCCGGCCGTCTCCAGCCACTTCTTCGACCAGGTCTTCAGGTCGCGCCCGCTGGTCTCCTCCAGGGCGCCGAGCAGGTCGCTCAGGCGCGTGTTGCCGAACGCGTGCTGCTTGAAGTACGCCTGCACGCCGCTGAAGAACTCGTCCATGCCGACGTAGGCGACGAGCTGCTTGAGCACGCTCGCGCCCTTGGCGTACGTGATGCCGTCGAAGTTGACGAGCACGTCGTCCAGGTCACGGATGTCCGCCATGATCGGGTGCGTGGACGGCAGCTGGTCCTGCCGGTACGCCCAGGTCTTCATGGAGTTCGCGAACGTGGTCCAGGAGTGCGGCCATTTCGACCCGGGCGCGTACGCCTGGCAGGCCGCCTCGGCGAACGTCGCGAACGACTCGTTCAGCCACAGGTCGTTCCACCACTCCATGGTCACGAGGTCGCCGAACCACATGTGCGCCAGCTCGTGCAGGATCGTCGCGGCCCGCACCTCGTACGCCGCGTCCGTCACCTTGGAGCGGAACACGTACTGGTCGCGGATCGTCACCGCGCCCGCGTTCTCCATCGCGCCCGCGTTGAACTCCGGCACGAACAACTGGTCGTACTTGGCGAAGGGGTAGGCGTAGTCGAACTTCTCCTGGAACCAGTCGAAGCCCTGCCGGGTGACGTCGAAGATCGCGTCCGCGTCCAGGAACTCGGCGAGCGAGGGGCGGCAGTAGATGCCGAGCGGGACCGACTGCCCGTCCTTCTCGTACACGCTGTGCACCGAGTGGTACGGACCGGCGATGAGCGCCGTGACGTACGTGGACAGGCGGGGCGTCGGCGCGAACGTCCAGACGTCGTCCTTGGGCTCCGGCGTCGGCGAGTTCGAGATGACACTCCAGCCGGAGGGTGCCTTCACGGTGAACTGGAAGGTGGCCTTCAGGTCGGGCTGCTCGAAGGAGGCGAACACGCGGCGCGCGTCCGGGACCTCGAACTGGGTGTACAGGTAGGCCTGCTGGTCGACCGGGTCGACGAAGCGGTGCAGGCCCTCGCCGGTGTTGGTGTATTCGCAGTCCGCGACGACCTTCAGCTCGTTCGCGCCCTGCGGCAGGTGCCGCAGCGCGATGCGGGAGTCCCGGAAGACCGCGCCGATCTCGAGCGCGTGCCCGTTCAGGACGACCTCGTGGACGGCCGGGGCGATCAGATCGATGAAGGTCTCGGCGTTCGCCTCGGAGCAGTCGAAACGCACCGTGGTCACCGACCGGTACGTCCCGCCCTCCTGCGCTCCGGAGAGGTCGAGATCGATCTCGTACGAGTCAACGGTGAGCAGCTTCGCGCGCTGCTGCGCCTCTTCGCGGGTCAGATTGGTGCCGGGCACGCGGTCATCTCCTCGGTACGACTTGCGAACTTTCTGCGATGTTTCCCGCCATCCTTCCATGTGCGGTCGCCGCCCGCTCCGGGCCATTGTTCTCAGGTCGCGCGGCCGTTAGCATCCGCGCGTCGGCTCAGGTCAAGGAGCGGCCCGAAGCGGGCTGAAGCGGGCCGAAGCGGGCTCGGACAGTCGGGAGCAGATGCGTATGGCAAGGGGTGCACGCGGTGCGCAAGGGCCGCGCGGGCCGCGGCGGTCACGGAGCAGGGCACGGTTACGCGGCGCGCCCGCTCTCACCCTGCTCCTGCTGGCCGCCACCGCGGGCTGCGGCTCGTCCGGCGGCTCGGGCGACTCCGGCGGCGCCGACGGCAAGGGCCCGGAGAAGGGGCGGATCACCGTCGGCACCATGCCGGTCGCCGACACCGCGCCCCTGGAGATGGCCCAGCGCAAGGGCTTCTTCAAGGCGGAGGGGCTGACCGTGCGCACCTCCACGCTCAGCGGCGGCGCCGAGTCCGTCAGCCGGCTGCGCGCGGGCGCCCTCGACATCTCCTTCGGCAACTACGTCTCGTACTTCCTCGCGCACGCCAACAGGGCCATCGACGTCCGCATCGTCTCCGACGCCTTCCAGTCCGCGCCCCGCACGCACGCGGTCCTGGTCCCCAAGGACTCGCCGGTCAAGTCCCTGAAGGACCTCCAGGACAAGAAGATCGGCGTCAACACCAAGCGGAACATCAGCGCCCTGCTCGTCAAGAAGGCCGGCAAGGCGGAGGGCGCCGCCTTCGACGACGACAAGAACTTCGCCGAGGTCGACATGCCGAACATGGAGACCGCCCTGAAGTCCGGCAGCGTCGACGCCGTGCAGGCCGTCGAGCCGTTCGTCTCCGCGATCGAGCGGTCCGGCTCCGGCCGGGTCGTCGCCGACCTCGGCAAGCCGCCGACCGGGGGCTTCCCCATCGCCGGGTACGCGACCACGGCGTCCTTCGCCGAGGACAACCCGAAGACGGTCGCCGCCTTCCAGCGGGCCATGGCCCGCGCCCAGCGCCAGGCCGCCAACCGTTCGGCCGTCGTCGACACGCTCCCGGAGTACACGAAGATCACCGCCGACCAGGCCGCCCAGCTGAACCTCGGCGGCTACCCCGCGGCACTCGACCCGGCCCGCCTCGGCCGGGTGGTCACCCTGATGAGGGAATTCGGCTACCTGAAGCGGGACCTCGACGTGGCACCGCTGCTCGTGCGCGCGGGGCCATGAGGGTGGCGACGGGGTGAGGCGGGCGATGCGATGAAGGGGGACGCGCGCTCCGGACCGGGCCTCGGCCCGGGATTCGGGGCGCGCGCTCGCATACGAGCCGGTGCGCGCTCCGGGGGCCTTGTCGAGCGCAGGTCGGTGCGGGTCCTGCTGGGGGCGCTCGGCCTCTGCGGCGCCTTCCTGGTCGTCGAACTCGTCGCCCGCAGCGGGGTGTTCGACGACCAGGCCCTGCCGCCCGCCTCCGCCGTCCTCGCCCGCGCCGCCGAGATGGCCGTCGACGACGGCTTCCTCGACGACCTCCGCACCACCGTCTCCGCCTGGCTCGGCGGCCTCGCCCTCGCCGTCGCCCTCGCCGTGCCCGCCGGGCTCCTGCTCGGCTCGCTGCCCCGGCTGCGCGCCGCCGCCCTCGCCGTCGTCGAGCTGGCCCGCCCCATCCCCTCCGTCGCCCTCATCCCCCTCGCGATCCTCGTCTTCGTCGAGCCCGACCGGGTGGAGCGGTCCCTCGTCTGCTACGCCGCGCTGTGGCCCGTCCTCCTCAACACCCTGTACGGGCTCCGCGACGTCGACCCCGTGGCCAAGGAGACCCTGCGGTCCTTCGGGTTCGGGCCGCTCGCCGTGATGTGGCGGGTGTCGCTGCCGAGCGCGGGGCCCTTCGTCGTCACGGGGGTGCGGATCGCGGCGTCCGTGGGCCTGATCGTGGCCGTCAGCGCGGAGTTGCGGGCGGGCGGGGACGGCGGGCTCGGCGTCTACCTGCTCGACTCGCAGTCCGGGGGCGGGCGGCCCGATCTGATGGTGGCGGGGGCGTGTTGGGCGGGGGTGCTGGGGGTCGCGGCCAACGCGGGGCTTGTGGGGGTGGGCAGGCTGTTGTTTCCCCACAGTGTTCGATCCGCGCGCTCCGGGCGCGGGCGTCCCTTCCCGGGGACGGGCGGCTCCGCCACCCGTCCCCCCAGGGGTGCGCCGCGCGCTCGTCCTCACACGCCGGACGGGCTCAACAGGTCCGGAGCGGGGCGATGAGCGGGGGCGGGGAGCGGCCGCGGGCGGAGGGCGCGGTGGACCCGGTGGACCCGGTGGACCCGGTGGACCCGGTGGACCCGGTGGACGCTGTCGGCGGGCGGGTCCGGCGGGCCGTCGTCGGAGTGCTCGCCCGCGGCTGGCTGCTCGTCCTCCTCGTCGTCCTCTGGGAGTCGGCCGCCCGGCGGGCCGAGGATCTGTATTTTCCGCCGCCCACGCGGATCGTCGGGACCATGCGGGAGCTGTGGTGGTCGGGGCCGCCGTCCCGGCTGTGGCTGAGTGACCTCGCGGTCGACGACTTCGTGCCGAGCCTGAGTCATCTGCTGCTCGGCTGGGCCGTCGCGGGTGCCGTCGGGGTCGCCGTGGGGGTCGGGATCGGGCTCTCCCGGGTGGCCTTCCACGTGCTCGATCCGGTGCTGCAGTTCGGGCGTGCCGTGCCGCCGCCCACGCTCATCCCGTTCTTCATGGTCGCCTTCGGGCTCGGCACGTCCATGCAACTGGCGGCCATCGTCTTCGGCGTCGTCTGGCCGGTGCTGCTCAACACCGCCGACGGCGTGCGCTCCGTGGAGCCGCTCCAGCTCGACACCGCCCGCGTGCTCGGGCTCGGCCGCCTCGCACGGCTCCGGTACGTCGTCCTGCCGGGGGCCGCGCCGAAGATCTTCGCGGGGCTGCGGGTGGCGCTCGGGTTCGCGCTGATCCTCATGGTCGTCGCCGAGCTGATGGGGTCGGGCGAGGGCATCGGGTCCCGGCTCAACGCCGCCGAGCGGGAGTTCAGGCCGGACCGGCTGTGGGCGGGGATCGTGCTGCTGGGTGCCGTCGGCTGCGTACTGAACGGACTGTTCCTGCTCGTCGAGCGAAAAGTCCTGGCCTGGCACCGGGGAGCGCGGCGGGCGGACACCTAGACCACCCGGCCCCACGGGGCGGCGGACCGGCCGCGATCCACGGGGCGCACGGGGAACGCGAGGGCCCTACGGACCCTCACCTCACTTAGACCGCAAGGCAGTTGGCAGCAGGGGTACAGGGGGAACAGGGGATGCTGGAGATCGCTGGGCTCAGTCATCGCTACGCCGACGGGCACCGAGCCGTCGAAGAGGTCGAACTGCACGTCGCGCGCGGCGAGTTGGTGAGCATCGTCGGGCCGTCCGGCTGCGGCAAGTCCACGCTCCTCCGGTGCGTGGCGGGACTGCAGCGGCCGAGCGAGGGCCGCGTCGCCGTCGACGGCCGGGACGTCGACGGCGTACCCGACGACATCGCCGTCGTCTTCCAGGACTACACCCGCTCGCTCTTCCCGTGGCTGACCGTCCGCGACAACGTCGCCCTGCCGCTGCGCCGCCGCGGCCTCGCCCGCGCCGAGCGCCGCGCCCGCGCGGAGGAAGCCCTCGCACAGGTCGGCCTCCACGGCACCGCGGGCAGATACCCGTGGCAGCTCTCCGGCGGCATGCAGCAGCGCGTCGCCATCGCCCGCGCGCTCGCCTACCGGCCCGCGCTGCTCCTGATGGACGAGCCGTTCGGCTCCGTGGACGCGCAGACCAGGGAGGACCTGGAGGACCTGCTGCTCGCGGTGCGCGGGGGCGGGGGCGGAGGATCGGGCGGGGGGACGGGCGGCGATCACGACGGCGACGGCATGACGATTCTGCTGGTCACCCACGACATCGACGAGAGCGTGTACGTCGGTGACCGCGTCGTCGTCCTCACCGGCGCCCCCGGCCGCGTCCACAGCGAACTGCGCGTCGAACTGCCCGCGCCCCGCGACCAGATCGGCACCCGCGGCCTGCCGGAGTTCGTGAAGCTGCGCGCCGAGGTCGGGCGGGCGGTGCGGCGGCCGTGAGCGCCATGAACGCCGCGAACGCCGATGTGCTCGTCGCGGGCGCGGGCATCGGTGGGCTCACGGCGGCCCTGAGCCTGCACGCGGCGGGCATCGGCGTGCGGGTCGTCGACCCCGTGCCGGTGCTGCGGCCCGTCGGCGTCGGCATCAACCTGCTGCCGCACGCCGTCCGCGAACTCACCGAGCTCGGCCTCGGCGAGCAGCTCGCCGCGACCGGCGTGGCGACCGCCGAGATGGTCCACTACGACCGGCACGGCAACCGCATCTGGGGCGAGCCGCGCGGGCACGCCCTCGGCTACCACTGGCCGCAGTACTCCATCCACCGCGGCGCCCTCCAGATGATCCTGCTCGACGCCGTGCGCGAACGCCTCGGCGAGCGGGCCGTCGTCACCGGAACCTCGTTCGTGCGGTGCGCCGAGACGGAGGGGCAGCTCCTTCGGGTCATCCTGCGGGACATGGCGCGCGGGCGTGAGCACGCCGTGCGGGTGCGGGCGCTGGTCGGGGCCGACGGGCTCTACTCGACCGTGCGCGCGCGGCTGCACCCCGGGGAGGGGCCGCCGCTGTGGAACGGCATCCGGATGTGGCGCGGCGTCACCGAGTGGGAGCCCGTGCTCGGCGGGCGCACCGTCGCCATCGCGGGCAGCAACGCGCACGCCAAGCTCGTCGTCTACCCCATCTCCGGCGAGGCCGAGCGGCGGGGGCGGGCGCTGCTCAACTGGGTCGCGGAGGTGCGCTTCCCCGTCGAGCACGGGGCCATCTCCGGGGCCGCCGACTGGAACCGCAGCGGGCGGCTCTCCGACGTCCTGCCGTACTTCGCCGGGTGGCGGATCGGGGATCTGGACGTGCCCGCGCTGTTCGCCGCGACCCGGCGCATCCTGGAGTACCCGATGGTCGACCGGGAGCCGCTGCCCCGCTGGGGGCGCGGGCCCGTCACCCTCCTCGGCGACGCCGCCCACCCGATGTACCCCGTCGGCTCCAACGGCGGCTCCCAGGCCGTCCTCGACGCCCGGGTCCTCGCGCGCAGCCTCGCCGTCAACGACCCCGACCGGGTCGCCGGGCTGCGGGCGTACGAGGAGGTGCGGCGGGAGGCCACGGCCGCGCTCGTCCTCGCCAACCGGCGCATGCCCGCCGACCGGCTCCTCCAGGTCGTCGCCGAGCGCGCGCCCGACGGGTTCGACCGGGTCGAGGACGTGCTCACCTCGGAGGAGCTGGCCGAGCTGGACGCGGCGTATCGGTGGACGACGGGCACGGATGTGGCGGAGCTGAACGGAAGGGGGAGCTGGGGGGTGGGGTAGGGCGCCCCAGGGGGCTCCGCCGGGCTCCCCTTTGCGGCCGTAGCCGGGCCACGCGTGGTGGGTGCGCTGGACTTCGTGGAGCAGCTGGAAGCCCTCGGGTGAGCGAGCGTGTTCCTTTGCGCTGAGCGCGCTCAGCCCTCGGTGGTGCGGAGGTGGTGGAGGAGGCGGGCGAGGGAGGCCGGGGTGGTGGTGAGTTGTATGGAGGGGTCGTCGCTTTCGCGGAGGTGGATGGTGCCGGGGGATGTGGCCACCTCGACGCAGTGATCGCCGTCGCTGCCGTCGGAGAAGGTGGACTTCTGCCAGTGCGTTACCTGAGCCATGCGGGGTGCCTCACAGTTCCTTCGTCATCCGGTGAATCAAGTCCCGTGACTGCGCGGGGGAGAGTGACGCTTCCTTCACCTTATGGAGCAGGGTGCGAAGCCGTTGCAGTTGAGCCTCCGCGTCGATGGGCCCCTTGTTGATGGGCGCATCCCTCCGCCGCGCATCCCCGACTCCTCACATCCCCATGGGGGTTCACCCATGCCCAACGACGCTGCCCAGCCCTGGGAGTACGTCGTCCACATCCCGCACGACCCGCGCGCGGTCACCGTGTGTCGCCACACGCTCCGAGTGGTGCTCACCCTGCATGGCCTGGCCCGTGTCACGGACATCGCCGAACTCCTGGCGACGGAGCTGGTCGCCAACGCCGTACGCCACACGAAGGGCCCCGTCGCCTTCCGCCTCCTCTGGGCCGACGGGGTGCTGCGGATCGGGACATGGGACGCGGACCCCACCCCGCCCGCACCCCCGCTGCGTCCGGCCCTGGACCTGGAGGAGCAGGGGCGCGGGCTCGACCTCGTCCGGGCGTGCGCGGACACCTGGGGCTGGCACCCGCTGCCCGGGTGCGGCGACGCCGGGAAATACGTCTGGTGCGAACTCGGTGCCGCCTAGCTCGTTGTGCACCCCGACAGAAAGGAGAACCGATGGTCGGCTCGTCACATGAGGCGCAACACCGGATCTTCCAGAAGGACACGGAGCTCATGCTCCGCAACTTCCAGCGCCTCTTCCACGTCCCGTTCCCCGAGGCGCGGGACATCGCGGTCCTGAACGCGGACCTCACGGAGATCGAACCCATCGAGCGCCGGGTGGACACCCTGTTACGGGTCGACACCGATGATGGGAGCTACCTGCTGGTCCTGGAAGCGCAGGGTAAGAAGGACGAGGCCAAGCGCAGCAGTTGGCCGTACTACCTCTCGTACTTGCACGCGAAGTACCGCTGCGAGCCGGTGCTGATCGTCATGACGCAGAGCAAGTCCACCGCCGACTGGGCGGCGCGGCGCATCACGCTCGGCGTTCCGGGCCGCCCCTCGCTCATTGTCCAGCCCTTCGTCCTCGGTCCGGAGAACGTACCGGTGGTCTCGGACGAGAAGGAGGCCGCGAGGGATGTCTCCCTCGCCGTCTTCTCGGCGATTACGCATGGTAGGGGGCGGGGTGCCGCTGCGATACTGAAACCGCTGGCGTCCGTCCTGGAGACAGTCGAACCCGAGAGCGCGGCGATGTTCGCGCAGCTCGTCGAGGCAGGCCTGGTCGATCCCCAGGCGAAGGAGATCTGGAGGGACTTGATGGCACCGGTGAACTACTTCTTCCGCCACTCCGTGGCCGAGAAGGTGCGTGAGGAAGGCCGCGAGGAAGGCCGCGAGGAAGGCCGCGAGGAAGGCCGGGCGGAGAGTGCCCGAGCCATGGTGTTGCGCATGCTGCGCTGGCGCGACATCGAGGTGCCGGAGTCGGTGCGGGAACGCGTACTGGCCTGTACAGACCTTGAGCAGCTGAACGTGTGGGCCGAGCGTGCGATGCACGTGTCCGACGCGGAGAGTCTGTTCCAGGGCGACAAGGGCTGAGCCCTCGGTCTCGGGACGGGTGGGGTTGGTGGGGTCCACGTCCGGAATCCGCCAGCCCGGGGTGGGGTGGGCAGGTCAAGGTGGGGCCATGAGTACAGCCTTCGCCCCGCGTGCCCTCGGCCCCGACACCCTCGCGCGGCTCCGCGTCACGGAACGCGGGCACCTCCGCCGCTGAGGGGTTACCCGGGTGCGCGGTGGAGGACTTCGGTCACCCGCAGGCCGACAAGATCCAGATGGAGAAGGGCATTCTCCTCAAGCACGGCGCCGGGCGCATCGTGCTGGCCGGGTGCGGTAGCCGGGACGGACTGCTGGAGGTCTGGGTCCGCGGCAAAGGCAAGGTCTGCTTGCGTGTCACCGGCAACAGCGGCTACCTGAGCCTGGAGATTCCCGCGGTCTCCGGCATCAAGGGCAACGACTACGGCACCGACGTGACGATGACCGTGGGCGACGAGGAGAAGAACGTCTCCGACGCCGCCGACGCAGGACGGGCCGTCACCGTGCGCACCACCGCCAGCGGCGCCATGACCCAACTCGCCGATATCCACCAAGGGCCCCGAACGTGACCGGCGTCCTCGAAGCCGGTGACAACTTCGGCGCGCAGGTTCCGGCTGCCAACGCCGCCCCCGGCGCGGTGTCCTCCGCCAACAACACCCTGGTGGTCATCGGTATCCCCGGCGAGGGTATTGGTACCGCCGCTGACGCCGGCTCCGTGGAGGTCTTCTCCCTGCTCGGCGCCCCCGGTGACGGCGCCGTCGTGGTCGAACCGGGCAAGGTCGGTCTCCCCGGGACCTCCGGCGCGAAGCAGAAGCCGGGTGCCAGCATGTACGCAGCGGGTGCGCACCTGTACCTGGGCCGACCCGGCGGCCCCGCACCGTACGGCTCCGTGCACACCGTGCCGTGGGGCAACATCGCCGATGCCGCCAACGGTTCCGTGGCCACGTACGAACCCGGCAAGGGCGGGCTGCCCGCAGCCGGCGCCACCTTCGGTGCTGTCATCCGCTAGCGCAGAGGCGCAGTCGCGTCAGTGGTTCACCGGCGCGTGACGGATCTGGTCCCGGAGCGTCTTCCGCGACGCTCCGAGACGAGAGGGCGAGGCGCCGTACCGGGCGCAGGACCTCGACGCTCTCGTGCGGCAAGGCCGCGAGGCGCCGACCGCACGTAATCCGTGCATGTGGCACGTAGGTAGAGTGTGCTTGGTCTAGACCTTCTCTCTCTGGTCTTGACACTCTCACGCAAGACGGACAGCGCGCCCCTCTGACCAGGGTGGCCGCGCGGGGGAAATGAGTAATGAAGATCGCGTTTCTGATCAACAACGCCTACGGCATCGGCGGCACGATCCGCTCGACGGCGAACCTCTCGCGGGCGTTCGCGGCCCGGCACGACGTCGAGGTGGTCAGCGTCCACCAGGTGAAGGACGCACCCGAGTTGCCCTTCGACGAGCGGGTGGGACTGTCCTCGCTCATCGATATGCGCGAGGACAGCTCCACCTACGAAGGCGACCACCCGCTGACCCGCCAGCCGTGCACGATGTTCCCCGACACAGGCGCCGCGGCGAACTCCGCACGGCTGCCCTACTCGGCACTTCAGGACGAACGTATCGGCCGGTGGCTGAGCGAGACGAACGCCGACGTGGTGATCGCCACGCGCCCCGACCTCAACGGCTACCTCGCCCGTGACGGTCAGGCGCGCCATCTGCGCATCGGCCAGGAACACTTGAGCCTGGACGCTCACAATCCCACCTTGCGCGGGCACCAGAACAAGGCGGTCGCCGGACTGGACGCGTTCGTGACCGTGTCCGAGGCTGACGCCGTGCAGTACCGCCGAGCCCTGCCGAACGTGGCGGCCCGGATCCTGTGCATCCCCAACAGTGTGCCCGCGCCCGCCGTCGAGCCCTCCGACCACCACTCCCAGATCATCATCGCCGCGGGCCGCCTCGCCACCGTCAAGCGGTACGACCGGCTGATCGACGCCTTCGCGAAGCTGGCCGACGCCCATCCCGCCTGGACATTGCGCCTCTACGGGCGCGGCCCCGAGCGGCCGAACCTGCGCCGCCAGATCGACGAACTCGGCCTGTACGACCGCATATCCCTCATGGGGCCGGTCTCTCCCATCGAGACCGAATGGGCCAAGGGCGCCATCGCCGCCGTCTCCTCCGACATGGAGTCCTTCGGCATGACCATCGTCGAGGCCATGCACTGCGGTGTCCCCGTCGTTTCCACCGACTGCCCCCACGGCCCCGCGGAGATCATCGACGAGACCAACGGCATGCTGGTGCCCCTGGAAGCCGGGGTGGACGGATACGCCGCGGCCCTTGACCGCCTCATGGCCGACGCGCAACTCCGCGCCCGGCTGGGCGCCACCGCCCGCGAGCGCGCCCGCGCCTACACGCCGTCGGTCATCGCCCGCCGCTACGAGGCCCTCTTCGAGGAACTGTCCGCCCCGCGCAACCGCCGCCGCCCCGCAGGCGCCCGAGGCGCGCTGTGGACCCGACTGCGATCCGCACTGCCGACAAGACTCACCCCGCGGGCCGACCCGTCCCCCGCGCCGGCACCGCGCCCCGCCACCCCGGAGCCCATCGCCCGCCCGGTCGCCTTCGCCCAGGCCACCGCCGACGGCGGCATCAGCATCCGCCTCGACGCGGCGTCCCTGCCACCCGGCCCTCTCGACTTCCTGGCCCGCCTGCGCCGCGACCCCAAGAAGCGGCACATCCGTGTCCCTCTACCCCCCGTGGCCACCACACCGGACCCGGACGACCCCCGCATCACCCTCGACCCGACCGAGCACACACTGGCCGAGGGCCGCTGGGACTGCTATGTCGTCCCTCAGCACACCGCCGACGACAAGGCACGCCTCCTCTGCGCCTTGGCGGAACAGGTCCACAGCGTCGGCCGGGCACCGAACCTCGCCGACGGCAACGTATCCGCGTGGCTCCCCTACACCACCACCGACGGATACCTCGCACTGCGCACCTGGCAGCGCCCCGCACACGCCGAAGTCACAGCCATCGCCATCGGCGACCACCACGCCACCGTCACCGCCCAGCTCTACGCGACCGATGCCCCCCGCATTCCACACACCGCCACGATCGTCGCCGTCTCACGCCAGGGAGAGCCGTACGACTTCACGCTCCCCCTCACCCAACCAGCCACCGCGCCAGGGCACTTCACCTTCACGCTGCCCTACTCCCGTGCGCTGTCCCTGCGATGCAGTGCGCACGACATATGGGACCTGCGCCTCCGCCTGGAGCACACCAGCGCTCCCATCCCTCTCGGCCGCATCGGCGGCGACATCGTCGACCGCAAGAAGACCGACGCCGTCCCGGCCGTGGACCTGAGACATGAGGCACGCGGCGAGACACGCGCCAAGCCTTTCTTCACCGTCACCAACGACTTGGCGTTGAGCCTGCGAGACACGGAAGATCAAGCCCAGAGGACCGCAACGTGACCTCCACGACGCAGAGCAAGCCCACCGCCGACTGGGCGGCGCGGCGCAGCACGCTCGGACTTCCGAGCCGATTCTCGCTCATGGCGCGGTCCTTCGTCCTCGGCCCGGAGAGCGCACCGGCGAAGCGCGGACGAGAAGGAGGTGGCGCGGGATGTCTCCGTCGCGGTGTTCTCGACGATTGCGTCTGGTGAGGGCCGGGGCGGGGCGCCCCGCCCCTCAGCGCAGTGGCGTTCGCCCCTGGACGCAGCAGGGAAGTCCACGTCCGGAAACCGCCAGCCGGAACCCCCGCGCCCGCGTGAACCTGGCCCCATGAGCACCGCATTCACTCCACGAGCCATCACCCCCGACGCCCTCAAACAGCTCCGCGACACCGACGACGCGGGCCGCCCCTGCGTACCGTTCACCGACCCGGAGGGCGGCGACCCGCTGCGCTGCTGTCTGCGCCCCGCCCGCGCGGGCGAACGCATCGCCCTGGTCTCGTACGCCCCCCTGCGCCGCTGGGCGGCCGAGACCGGCGCCGAGCCGGGGGCGTACGACGAGCAGGGCCCCGTCTTCATCCACGCGGACCCGTGCGAAGGCCCGGAACTGGCGGCAACGCGCACGGAGTACCCGTACGCCAGAGCGGGCGCCCTGCGCGCGTTCCGCCGTTACGACGCGGGCGGCACCATCGTCGGCGGCCGACTCCTGGAGGTCCCCGAGGACACCACGGCGGGCTTCGACGAGGCCCTCACCGAGGCGTTCGCCGACCCGCGGGTCGCCCTCGTGCACGTCCGCGCCGTGGAGTACGGCTGCTTCCACTTCGAGGTCCGCCGCCC from Streptomyces flavofungini includes:
- a CDS encoding flavin-dependent oxidoreductase; the encoded protein is MNAANADVLVAGAGIGGLTAALSLHAAGIGVRVVDPVPVLRPVGVGINLLPHAVRELTELGLGEQLAATGVATAEMVHYDRHGNRIWGEPRGHALGYHWPQYSIHRGALQMILLDAVRERLGERAVVTGTSFVRCAETEGQLLRVILRDMARGREHAVRVRALVGADGLYSTVRARLHPGEGPPLWNGIRMWRGVTEWEPVLGGRTVAIAGSNAHAKLVVYPISGEAERRGRALLNWVAEVRFPVEHGAISGAADWNRSGRLSDVLPYFAGWRIGDLDVPALFAATRRILEYPMVDREPLPRWGRGPVTLLGDAAHPMYPVGSNGGSQAVLDARVLARSLAVNDPDRVAGLRAYEEVRREATAALVLANRRMPADRLLQVVAERAPDGFDRVEDVLTSEELAELDAAYRWTTGTDVAELNGRGSWGVG
- a CDS encoding DUF397 domain-containing protein, with translation MAQVTHWQKSTFSDGSDGDHCVEVATSPGTIHLRESDDPSIQLTTTPASLARLLHHLRTTEG
- a CDS encoding ATP-binding protein, which produces MPNDAAQPWEYVVHIPHDPRAVTVCRHTLRVVLTLHGLARVTDIAELLATELVANAVRHTKGPVAFRLLWADGVLRIGTWDADPTPPAPPLRPALDLEEQGRGLDLVRACADTWGWHPLPGCGDAGKYVWCELGAA
- a CDS encoding glycosyltransferase family 4 protein, whose translation is MKIAFLINNAYGIGGTIRSTANLSRAFAARHDVEVVSVHQVKDAPELPFDERVGLSSLIDMREDSSTYEGDHPLTRQPCTMFPDTGAAANSARLPYSALQDERIGRWLSETNADVVIATRPDLNGYLARDGQARHLRIGQEHLSLDAHNPTLRGHQNKAVAGLDAFVTVSEADAVQYRRALPNVAARILCIPNSVPAPAVEPSDHHSQIIIAAGRLATVKRYDRLIDAFAKLADAHPAWTLRLYGRGPERPNLRRQIDELGLYDRISLMGPVSPIETEWAKGAIAAVSSDMESFGMTIVEAMHCGVPVVSTDCPHGPAEIIDETNGMLVPLEAGVDGYAAALDRLMADAQLRARLGATARERARAYTPSVIARRYEALFEELSAPRNRRRPAGARGALWTRLRSALPTRLTPRADPSPAPAPRPATPEPIARPVAFAQATADGGISIRLDAASLPPGPLDFLARLRRDPKKRHIRVPLPPVATTPDPDDPRITLDPTEHTLAEGRWDCYVVPQHTADDKARLLCALAEQVHSVGRAPNLADGNVSAWLPYTTTDGYLALRTWQRPAHAEVTAIAIGDHHATVTAQLYATDAPRIPHTATIVAVSRQGEPYDFTLPLTQPATAPGHFTFTLPYSRALSLRCSAHDIWDLRLRLEHTSAPIPLGRIGGDIVDRKKTDAVPAVDLRHEARGETRAKPFFTVTNDLALSLRDTEDQAQRTAT
- a CDS encoding DUF1203 domain-containing protein; translated protein: MSTAFTPRAITPDALKQLRDTDDAGRPCVPFTDPEGGDPLRCCLRPARAGERIALVSYAPLRRWAAETGAEPGAYDEQGPVFIHADPCEGPELAATRTEYPYARAGALRAFRRYDAGGTIVGGRLLEVPEDTTAGFDEALTEAFADPRVALVHVRAVEYGCFHFEVRRPTA